In a single window of the Candidatus Flexicrinis proximus genome:
- a CDS encoding HlyD family efflux transporter periplasmic adaptor subunit, producing MMKPFIVMFAVFLTGCSLSPAAAPLEQQAQPTPIPTTAVSARPTYTVQRGTVEQVLEFSGRWLPRDQVPLSFEVDGKLRAVNVRAGDTVRAGDVLADYQIEDLEEQLADALLQLETAELNLAEDADGGGDAVTDAAYSLASANLDLQGSRDGLPWTNLASANANVVSAQRDLEEARRSYDEAVGRADSSASAVDNARKSVIQAEEQLSSAWLSYYSAAQSYNNSVLSLERSENAQVRAQQDYDDALTGAGVSANLIQSVRSAQLNVEQIRQDIARSTLLAPSDGVVLEVTIAPGDSASAYTTVITIGQLDPREVVVNLAYTDAARLNVGMSGQCSPVSRPDLIVACVIRRLPLSNRDIDQSVRVAATFYEEEAAFSALINVTMALETRENVLWLPPEAIRTFQNRTFVVLDTPEGQQVVDITLGLETDERVEILTGLSEGDAVVAP from the coding sequence ATGATGAAGCCGTTTATCGTAATGTTTGCCGTGTTCCTGACGGGCTGCAGCCTTTCGCCTGCCGCCGCGCCATTGGAGCAGCAGGCGCAGCCGACCCCGATCCCCACCACCGCGGTATCTGCCCGCCCCACCTATACCGTCCAGCGCGGGACGGTCGAGCAGGTGCTGGAATTCAGCGGCCGCTGGCTCCCCCGTGACCAGGTTCCACTTTCGTTTGAGGTCGACGGCAAGCTGCGCGCCGTCAACGTCCGCGCCGGCGATACCGTCCGCGCCGGCGATGTCCTGGCCGACTACCAGATCGAAGACCTCGAAGAACAGTTGGCCGATGCCTTGCTCCAGCTTGAGACCGCCGAACTGAACCTCGCCGAAGATGCCGACGGCGGCGGGGATGCCGTCACCGACGCCGCCTACAGTCTCGCCTCCGCCAATCTCGACCTGCAGGGCTCGCGCGATGGCCTCCCGTGGACTAACCTCGCCAGCGCCAACGCCAATGTCGTCAGCGCCCAGCGCGACCTTGAAGAAGCCCGCCGCAGCTACGATGAAGCGGTTGGCCGCGCCGACAGCAGCGCCTCGGCCGTGGACAACGCCCGTAAGTCGGTCATTCAGGCCGAAGAACAGCTCAGTTCCGCCTGGCTCAGTTACTACAGCGCCGCGCAGTCCTACAACAACAGCGTCCTCAGCCTCGAACGCTCCGAAAACGCCCAGGTCCGCGCCCAGCAGGACTACGACGACGCGCTGACCGGCGCCGGCGTCTCCGCCAACCTGATCCAGTCCGTCCGCTCGGCCCAGCTCAACGTCGAGCAGATCCGCCAGGACATCGCGCGCTCGACCCTGCTGGCGCCCTCCGATGGCGTCGTCCTTGAAGTCACCATCGCCCCTGGCGACTCGGCCAGCGCCTACACCACCGTCATCACCATCGGCCAGCTCGACCCCAGGGAGGTCGTCGTCAATCTGGCCTACACCGACGCGGCGCGCCTCAACGTTGGCATGAGCGGCCAGTGTTCGCCGGTCAGCCGCCCGGACCTGATCGTCGCGTGTGTCATCCGCCGCCTGCCCCTCAGCAACCGCGACATCGACCAGTCCGTGCGGGTCGCCGCCACCTTCTACGAGGAAGAAGCCGCCTTCAGCGCCTTAATCAACGTCACCATGGCTCTCGAAACACGCGAAAACGTCCTCTGGCTGCCGCCGGAAGCCATCCGCACCTTCCAGAACCGCACCTTCGTCGTTCTGGACACGCCCGAAGGCCAGCAGGTCGTCGACATCACCCTCGGCCTTGAGACCGACGAACGCGTCGAGATCCTCACCGGTTTATCCGAAGGGGACGCGGTGGTCGCCCCATGA
- a CDS encoding ABC transporter ATP-binding protein: protein MSAFIECRQVVKAYKASGHEVVALRGIDFTMQRGEMTAIIGPSGAGKSSLMNLLGGLDRPTAGRVMVGETSVPELKGRRLAQYRLQRVGFVWQQVERNLLAHRTALGNVTLPMMLAGVNLLTRRRRALELLDSVGIAEHAHKAVGQLSGGQQQRVAIAVALANQPELLLADEPTGALDRRTAHGVMQLLAELRGRLNLTVLMVTHDMDMAADADRVLTLRDGALGQELSGEGDQGPVLRADGSLPLPEAARRQLMQAPRIAVEVRPEGVLLRPETDEDDDIPTQDPLPPARRRWWRLRR, encoded by the coding sequence ATGAGCGCCTTCATCGAATGTCGCCAGGTCGTCAAAGCCTACAAGGCCAGCGGCCACGAGGTCGTCGCCTTGCGCGGCATCGACTTCACCATGCAGCGCGGCGAGATGACCGCCATTATCGGCCCCAGCGGTGCCGGCAAATCCTCGCTGATGAATCTGCTGGGTGGGCTGGACCGGCCGACCGCCGGCCGCGTCATGGTCGGCGAGACCTCCGTGCCGGAGCTCAAGGGTCGCCGGCTGGCGCAGTACCGCCTGCAGCGCGTGGGGTTTGTCTGGCAGCAGGTCGAGCGTAATCTGCTTGCCCATCGCACCGCGCTCGGCAACGTCACCTTGCCAATGATGCTGGCTGGCGTCAATCTCTTGACGCGCCGCCGGCGTGCCCTTGAACTGCTCGACTCGGTCGGCATCGCCGAGCACGCCCACAAAGCCGTCGGGCAGCTTTCCGGCGGCCAGCAGCAGCGCGTTGCGATTGCCGTCGCCCTCGCCAATCAGCCCGAGCTCCTCTTGGCCGACGAGCCGACCGGCGCGCTCGACCGGCGCACCGCCCACGGCGTGATGCAGCTTCTGGCCGAGCTGCGTGGGCGCCTGAACCTCACCGTCCTGATGGTCACCCACGATATGGACATGGCGGCCGATGCCGACCGCGTCCTGACCTTACGTGACGGCGCGCTCGGCCAGGAGCTTTCTGGCGAGGGCGATCAGGGGCCGGTCCTCCGCGCGGACGGCTCGCTGCCGCTGCCGGAAGCCGCCCGCCGCCAGCTCATGCAGGCGCCGCGGATCGCCGTCGAAGTCCGGCCGGAAGGCGTGCTGCTGCGCCCGGAAACCGACGAAGACGACGACATCCCCACCCAGGACCCGCTGCCGCCTGCCCGCCGCCGCTGGTGGAGGCTGCGCCGATGA
- a CDS encoding ABC transporter ATP-binding protein, producing MSRTYTTGSDVPPGEPLIVCAGVERSFGATRVLRGVDLTVMAGSLVALYGPSGSGKTTLLNLIGALDTPTAGKVMLAGVEVSALREGRRARLRRSKLGFIFQNYTLMPTYTALENLDLALRLAGFGFFERRRRAQHALEQVGLSAWAAHVPDELSGGQRQRVAIARALAVEPAAILADEPTSGLDTRTTKRILALFRHIAQQQGTTFVIVSHDPLVAAHVDAAYDLNDGKLTRREFAVPALAAHPLESPSSSLQGAPHEAHDSGRIDLDISGRLSGGGRRDADAGGNGTQSPAGRPGGHQQPAAGFHGPTLSDDHAAAGGSAHRDLDSAPGADLRAADLDPAAAPVASANGLSDHRD from the coding sequence ATGAGCCGCACATATACCACGGGGTCGGATGTGCCGCCCGGTGAGCCGTTGATCGTCTGCGCCGGCGTCGAGCGCAGCTTCGGCGCGACCCGGGTGCTGCGCGGCGTCGACCTGACCGTCATGGCCGGGTCGCTGGTGGCGCTTTACGGCCCGTCCGGCAGCGGCAAGACCACCTTGCTCAACCTGATCGGCGCCCTCGACACGCCGACCGCCGGGAAAGTCATGCTGGCCGGCGTTGAAGTCAGCGCGCTGCGCGAAGGGCGCCGTGCCCGGCTCCGCCGCTCGAAACTGGGCTTCATCTTCCAGAACTACACTCTGATGCCCACCTATACCGCCCTGGAGAACCTCGATCTGGCGCTCCGGCTGGCGGGTTTCGGCTTCTTTGAGCGCCGCCGCCGCGCCCAACACGCCCTCGAACAGGTCGGCCTGAGCGCCTGGGCAGCCCATGTGCCGGACGAACTCTCCGGCGGTCAGCGCCAGCGCGTTGCGATCGCCCGCGCCCTGGCCGTCGAACCTGCCGCGATCCTGGCCGATGAGCCGACCAGCGGCCTCGACACCCGCACCACCAAACGCATCCTGGCCCTCTTTCGCCATATCGCCCAGCAGCAGGGAACCACCTTCGTGATCGTCTCGCATGATCCGCTGGTCGCCGCCCACGTCGACGCTGCTTACGACCTGAACGACGGCAAACTGACCCGTCGCGAGTTCGCCGTGCCTGCGCTGGCCGCACACCCGCTTGAATCGCCCTCATCTTCCTTACAAGGAGCACCTCATGAAGCCCACGACTCTGGTCGTATCGACCTCGATATTTCTGGCCGTCTGTCTGGCGGCGGTCGGCGCGATGCTGATGCTGGCGGGAACGGCACACAAAGCCCAGCAGGTCGCCCAGGCGGCCACCAGCAGCCAGCAGCCGGCTTCCACGGTCCAACCCTCAGCGACGACCACGCCGCCGCCGGCGGTTCAGCCCACCGCGACCTCGACTCTGCGCCCGGCGCCGACCTTCGAGCCGCCGACCTTGACCCCGCCGCCGCTCCCGTCGCCTCAGCCAACGGCCTCTCCGACCATCGGGATTAA
- a CDS encoding LysM peptidoglycan-binding domain-containing protein, with the protein MSLPDLNGLETATPTLDACQPRADWTLTYTVKQGDALARIAQDYGTYTTDLALANCLPDVNVIVVGQTLRVPGEAHPAVPEWTCAAWELLTPMDYAFDIAEDGQMTFNWRGSMGKRNLIRVFHSDGSVFWERTVDLRQNETISLGSEGFEPGNYTWQVYPLDLNFQQIPCQESPTWHFNVGDRAEPAQSGA; encoded by the coding sequence GTGAGCCTGCCGGACTTGAACGGCCTCGAAACCGCCACGCCCACCCTGGATGCCTGCCAGCCGCGCGCCGACTGGACGCTGACCTATACCGTCAAGCAGGGCGATGCCCTCGCCCGCATCGCCCAGGACTACGGCACCTATACCACCGATCTGGCGCTCGCCAACTGCCTGCCGGACGTCAACGTGATCGTCGTCGGCCAGACTCTGCGCGTGCCGGGTGAGGCGCATCCCGCCGTCCCGGAGTGGACCTGCGCGGCCTGGGAACTGCTCACGCCTATGGATTACGCCTTCGACATCGCCGAAGACGGCCAGATGACCTTCAACTGGCGCGGCAGCATGGGCAAACGCAACCTGATCCGCGTCTTCCACTCCGATGGCTCGGTCTTTTGGGAACGCACTGTCGATCTGCGCCAGAATGAGACCATTAGCCTCGGCTCGGAGGGCTTCGAGCCCGGCAATTACACATGGCAGGTCTATCCCCTCGACCTGAACTTCCAGCAAATCCCGTGTCAGGAGTCGCCAACCTGGCACTTCAATGTCGGTGACCGCGCCGAGCCGGCGCAGTCCGGCGCCTAA
- a CDS encoding MgtC/SapB family protein, translating to MTFQQILDELSRTLEPIIGHVDPILATRLLMVTVLCGLIGFERSGHEKASGFRQHILVGIGACLMAMAGGYGFPDIDGVRDPMRVASYVVSGIGFLGAGAILRHGTTVSGMTTAASIWCAAGIGIATGVGLGGLAALSTLLILFTLVTLQRLEDWFQSRSATNGFDVHLRNDDRAVGKALGALTRLGVPIKRATLLPGEGESGVLHIELSQPMKKANIRRMVENLLTLKVVERVDTQEIRSIANSSDDQEQVAYDPMAPRQEEEHEIDS from the coding sequence ATGACCTTTCAACAGATTTTGGACGAACTTTCGCGGACGCTGGAACCGATTATCGGGCATGTCGATCCGATCCTGGCGACGCGGCTGCTGATGGTCACGGTGCTGTGCGGCCTGATCGGCTTCGAGCGCTCCGGCCATGAGAAAGCCAGCGGATTCCGCCAGCACATCCTGGTCGGGATCGGCGCGTGCCTGATGGCGATGGCAGGCGGCTACGGCTTCCCGGACATCGACGGGGTACGCGACCCGATGCGCGTGGCAAGCTATGTGGTGAGCGGCATCGGCTTCCTGGGGGCCGGCGCCATCCTCAGGCATGGAACAACCGTCAGCGGCATGACGACCGCTGCGTCGATCTGGTGCGCCGCGGGAATCGGGATCGCGACCGGCGTCGGCCTGGGCGGGCTGGCGGCGCTGAGCACCCTGTTGATCCTCTTCACGCTGGTCACGCTGCAGCGGCTGGAGGACTGGTTCCAGTCACGTTCGGCTACTAACGGCTTCGATGTCCACCTGCGCAACGATGACCGCGCCGTCGGAAAAGCGCTCGGCGCCCTGACGCGGCTCGGCGTGCCGATCAAACGCGCAACCCTGCTCCCCGGTGAAGGCGAAAGCGGCGTGCTGCACATCGAGCTGAGCCAGCCGATGAAAAAGGCCAACATCCGGCGGATGGTCGAGAACCTGCTCACGCTGAAAGTCGTCGAGCGCGTCGATACCCAGGAAATCCGCAGCATCGCGAATTCCAGCGACGATCAGGAACAGGTCGCCTACGATCCGATGGCGCCGCGCCAGGAAGAAGAACACGAGATCGATTCCTGA
- a CDS encoding inositol monophosphatase has product MYEQAAALGLELARIAGDILLAGRQTDFRIEAKANRQDLVTELDRRVETEIVSRIRAVFPDHAILGEEYGETAGSAPYQWVIDPLDGTMNYAHRYPIFSVSIAFKAHGVTEWGGVNVPALGEMYSAVRGRGAYLGERKLAVSTVSDLSDALITTGFPTTKATDPDNNLAEVNAVVPHVADLRRSGSAAFDLTQVACGRIDAFWEYALNAWDIAAGELLVMEAGGQVSLVREASAPFKKRGILASNGHVHTPLHSLLKAAVPA; this is encoded by the coding sequence TTGTACGAACAAGCAGCGGCACTGGGACTCGAACTGGCACGAATTGCAGGCGACATCCTGCTGGCGGGACGCCAGACCGACTTCCGCATCGAGGCCAAAGCCAACCGGCAGGACCTGGTGACCGAACTCGACCGCCGGGTCGAGACGGAGATCGTTTCGCGGATTAGGGCCGTTTTCCCCGATCACGCGATCCTGGGCGAGGAATACGGTGAGACGGCGGGCAGCGCCCCGTACCAGTGGGTGATCGACCCGCTGGACGGCACGATGAACTACGCGCACCGCTATCCGATCTTCAGCGTCTCGATCGCATTCAAGGCGCATGGCGTGACCGAATGGGGCGGCGTCAACGTCCCCGCGCTGGGCGAGATGTACAGCGCAGTCCGCGGACGCGGCGCATACCTGGGCGAGCGAAAGCTGGCCGTCTCGACGGTGAGCGACCTGTCCGACGCGCTGATTACGACCGGCTTTCCGACTACCAAGGCGACCGATCCGGACAACAACCTGGCCGAAGTCAACGCGGTCGTCCCGCATGTCGCGGACCTGCGGCGCTCGGGGTCGGCGGCCTTCGACCTGACGCAGGTCGCGTGCGGACGGATCGACGCCTTCTGGGAATACGCCCTGAATGCGTGGGACATCGCGGCGGGCGAACTGCTGGTGATGGAAGCCGGCGGACAGGTCAGCCTGGTAAGGGAGGCCAGCGCTCCCTTCAAGAAACGCGGGATCCTGGCCTCCAACGGCCATGTTCATACTCCCCTGCACAGCCTCCTGAAGGCGGCGGTGCCTGCCTGA
- a CDS encoding ABC transporter ATP-binding protein, which yields MNDIRLKLIHLVKAFPARGGGGVLRAVDDVSIDIRVGEFVTLLGPSGCGKTTTLRLIAGFELPTDGQILLDGQDVTRLPPNKRDMALVFQNYALFPHMSVTDNVAYGLQTRGLARAVIAKKVADSLSAMGLQGLGERRPNQLSGGQQQRVALARCLVMEPRILLFDEPLSNLDAKLRVQMRAEIHGLQRRLNITSVYVTHDQIEAMALSDRVIVMNAGKVEQAGTPQEIYHLPRTRFVADFIGRANFLPATVASGSGERVEVELLGLRLPVANTFGHSTGAQVSAMLRPEALELVDDPSLPQVTIVQAMYLGSETEYVVRTGDHLMTLVDKSLRPGQLFNEGQEVGLKFDGSTVHLLA from the coding sequence ATGAACGACATCCGCCTGAAGCTGATTCACCTGGTCAAGGCGTTCCCGGCGCGGGGCGGCGGCGGTGTGCTGCGCGCCGTGGACGATGTCTCGATAGACATCCGGGTCGGGGAATTCGTGACACTGCTGGGGCCTTCCGGCTGTGGCAAGACGACTACGCTGCGGCTGATCGCCGGTTTCGAACTGCCGACCGACGGGCAAATCCTGCTGGACGGGCAGGATGTGACGCGGCTGCCGCCCAACAAGCGCGATATGGCGCTGGTGTTCCAGAACTACGCACTTTTCCCGCACATGAGCGTGACGGATAATGTGGCGTATGGGTTGCAAACGCGCGGGCTGGCGAGAGCCGTGATTGCCAAGAAGGTCGCCGACAGCCTGAGCGCGATGGGGCTGCAGGGCTTAGGCGAACGGCGGCCCAACCAGCTCTCCGGCGGACAGCAGCAGCGGGTCGCGCTGGCACGCTGCCTGGTGATGGAGCCGAGAATCCTGCTGTTTGACGAGCCGCTCTCGAACCTGGACGCCAAGCTGCGCGTGCAGATGCGCGCCGAAATCCACGGCCTGCAGCGGCGGCTGAACATCACGAGCGTGTACGTGACGCATGACCAGATCGAGGCGATGGCGCTCTCGGACCGGGTGATCGTCATGAATGCCGGAAAAGTTGAACAGGCCGGCACGCCGCAGGAGATCTATCACCTGCCGCGGACGCGGTTTGTCGCCGACTTCATCGGCCGCGCGAACTTCCTGCCGGCAACGGTCGCGTCCGGCTCCGGCGAGCGGGTCGAAGTCGAGCTGCTGGGGCTGCGGCTGCCCGTAGCGAACACCTTCGGACATTCCACGGGCGCACAGGTGAGCGCGATGCTGCGACCCGAAGCGCTTGAACTGGTGGACGATCCCTCCCTGCCGCAGGTGACGATCGTCCAGGCCATGTATCTTGGCTCGGAAACCGAGTATGTGGTGCGGACCGGCGACCACCTGATGACGCTGGTCGACAAGAGCCTGCGACCCGGCCAACTGTTCAACGAAGGGCAGGAAGTCGGACTGAAGTTCGACGGCAGTACGGTACATCTGCTGGCATGA
- a CDS encoding iron ABC transporter permease yields the protein MQTRTNSGVGAQFRRIFQDPILAIALVGSVIFVALTIMIPLLSMVGASVSPEGVEKLGNYLGSSVYQRIISNTLVLGIVVGAVGTLAGFLFAFVQVKLDVPFKRFMHLMALLPVISPPFAVATATIVLFGRNGSITRGIFGVRYDIYGLNGLTIALTLSLFTVAYLNLKGMMEALDPALDEAALNMGASKWRAFRTVTLPMLAPGIASSFLLIFVESIADLGNPLVLGGNYEVLATRIYVSVIGLYDTTAAAVLSVILLVPSLTVFIVQRYWIGRMSVVSVTGKPSGTPQTIHFAPVRWGLWAVVMFFCLLILLIYGTIFHGAFVTVPGVRNDFTLDHFDFVINGIGREAMQDTTFLSIIATPVAGLIGMIVAFLVVRKEFLGRTALDFGVMLGIAVPGTIIGIGYVLSFNSPITATLPVLGEITLIPKLTGGQGLLGGALAIVVVYVIRSVPAALRTGSAALSQIDPAIEEASISLGADNARTFRRITLPLIRPAILSGLIFAFARSMTTISAVVFLTTPQTKIMTQQILNEVENGRYGNAFAYCVILIGIVMAAIGVMYVAVGSRTGAERRIEGGGR from the coding sequence ATGCAAACACGAACGAACTCAGGTGTGGGTGCGCAGTTCCGGCGCATCTTCCAGGATCCGATTCTGGCTATTGCTCTGGTCGGCAGCGTGATCTTCGTCGCACTGACGATCATGATCCCGCTCCTCTCGATGGTGGGCGCGAGCGTGTCCCCTGAAGGGGTGGAAAAGCTCGGGAATTACCTGGGCAGCTCGGTCTATCAGCGGATCATCTCCAATACACTGGTACTGGGCATCGTGGTGGGCGCGGTCGGGACGCTGGCGGGCTTCCTCTTCGCCTTCGTGCAGGTCAAGCTCGACGTGCCTTTCAAGCGGTTTATGCACCTGATGGCACTGCTGCCGGTCATCTCGCCGCCCTTCGCGGTGGCCACCGCGACGATCGTGCTGTTTGGACGGAACGGCAGCATTACCCGCGGGATTTTTGGCGTACGCTACGATATTTATGGACTTAACGGCCTGACCATCGCGCTGACGCTCTCGCTCTTTACGGTCGCCTACCTCAACCTTAAAGGGATGATGGAGGCGCTCGATCCCGCACTGGACGAGGCCGCGCTCAATATGGGCGCCAGCAAGTGGCGGGCATTCCGCACGGTGACCCTGCCGATGCTTGCGCCGGGGATTGCCAGTTCATTCTTACTGATATTTGTCGAAAGTATCGCCGACCTCGGCAACCCGCTGGTGCTGGGCGGCAATTACGAAGTGCTGGCCACCCGCATCTACGTGAGCGTAATCGGCCTGTACGACACAACGGCGGCGGCGGTGCTGTCGGTCATCCTTCTGGTGCCGTCGCTGACGGTGTTCATCGTCCAGCGCTACTGGATCGGCCGGATGAGCGTGGTCTCAGTCACCGGCAAGCCGTCGGGCACTCCGCAAACCATCCATTTCGCGCCGGTGCGCTGGGGCCTGTGGGCGGTGGTGATGTTCTTTTGCCTGCTGATCCTGCTCATCTACGGGACGATCTTCCACGGCGCATTCGTGACCGTCCCCGGCGTGCGGAACGACTTCACGCTCGACCACTTCGACTTCGTGATTAACGGCATCGGCCGCGAAGCGATGCAGGACACGACCTTCCTGTCGATCATCGCCACGCCGGTGGCCGGCCTGATCGGGATGATTGTGGCGTTTCTGGTGGTCCGCAAAGAATTTCTGGGGCGGACCGCGCTGGACTTCGGCGTGATGCTGGGGATCGCCGTCCCCGGAACGATCATCGGCATCGGCTATGTCCTGAGCTTCAACAGTCCGATCACGGCCACCCTGCCGGTCCTAGGCGAGATCACGCTGATCCCCAAACTGACCGGCGGACAGGGGCTGCTGGGCGGCGCGCTGGCGATCGTCGTCGTCTATGTCATCCGCAGCGTTCCGGCGGCCCTCAGAACCGGATCGGCGGCGCTCTCGCAGATCGATCCGGCCATCGAGGAGGCGTCGATCAGCCTGGGGGCGGACAACGCGCGCACCTTCCGGCGCATCACGCTGCCGCTGATCCGGCCGGCGATCCTGTCGGGACTGATCTTCGCCTTCGCGCGTTCGATGACGACCATCTCGGCGGTCGTATTCCTGACGACGCCGCAAACCAAAATCATGACCCAGCAGATCCTTAACGAGGTCGAGAACGGGCGGTATGGCAACGCTTTCGCCTACTGCGTCATCCTGATCGGGATCGTTATGGCTGCCATCGGCGTGATGTACGTTGCCGTCGGTTCACGCACCGGCGCAGAACGCCGGATTGAAGGAGGGGGCCGATGA
- a CDS encoding ABC transporter substrate-binding protein, with amino-acid sequence MRRTFVVPLLTIACLFLIVMSPIAQESLTVLCTPQEDWCVAMTQKFQEETGIATSYVRLSSGESLARIRAAADNPEFSVWWGGPADAFIAANEEGLLEDYESPNAEAIPADYQDPEANWVGVYVGALGFCSNVDILEELGVEAPTSWEDLLAPELKGFVAMAHPATSGTAFTAFWTVVTLSADEMEAAEEGTGYDEEGAPTQEAIDAAFEYFAALHQNILQYTRSGSAPGTLAGQGEIAVAVIFSHDCVKLQQEGFEGILTTTFPEEGTGYEIGGMAILAGAPELEAAKVWFDWVLTAEAQEIGPTVNSLQLPTNPDAAVSELAVKLEDILVVDYNFQAAGANRTAMTERFDEEIAPAPTE; translated from the coding sequence ATGCGCCGCACTTTTGTTGTCCCTCTTTTAACTATCGCCTGTCTTTTCTTAATCGTAATGAGCCCGATCGCGCAGGAATCGCTGACGGTCCTGTGCACGCCGCAGGAAGACTGGTGCGTAGCGATGACTCAGAAGTTCCAGGAAGAGACCGGCATCGCGACCTCATACGTGCGCCTGTCCTCCGGCGAGTCGCTGGCCCGTATCCGCGCGGCGGCCGACAACCCGGAATTCTCGGTCTGGTGGGGCGGCCCCGCCGACGCGTTCATTGCCGCCAACGAAGAAGGCCTGCTGGAAGACTACGAGTCGCCGAATGCCGAAGCGATCCCGGCTGACTATCAGGATCCCGAGGCGAACTGGGTTGGCGTGTATGTCGGCGCGCTGGGCTTCTGCTCGAACGTCGATATCCTCGAAGAACTGGGCGTAGAAGCGCCGACGAGCTGGGAAGACCTGCTGGCCCCGGAACTGAAGGGTTTCGTGGCGATGGCCCACCCGGCCACCTCCGGCACCGCCTTCACCGCCTTCTGGACGGTGGTTACGCTGAGCGCTGACGAGATGGAAGCAGCCGAAGAAGGCACCGGTTACGACGAAGAGGGCGCGCCGACCCAGGAAGCCATCGACGCCGCCTTCGAATACTTCGCCGCCCTGCATCAGAACATCCTCCAGTACACCCGCAGCGGTTCAGCCCCCGGCACGCTGGCCGGCCAGGGTGAAATCGCGGTCGCGGTCATCTTCTCGCACGACTGTGTCAAGCTGCAGCAGGAGGGCTTCGAAGGCATCCTGACGACCACCTTCCCCGAAGAAGGTACCGGTTACGAAATCGGCGGCATGGCGATTCTGGCCGGCGCCCCCGAACTCGAAGCAGCCAAGGTGTGGTTCGACTGGGTGCTGACGGCCGAAGCACAAGAAATCGGCCCGACGGTCAACAGCCTGCAGCTCCCGACCAACCCCGACGCCGCGGTGTCTGAACTGGCCGTGAAGCTCGAGGATATTCTGGTCGTCGATTACAACTTCCAGGCCGCCGGCGCGAACCGCACGGCCATGACCGAGCGGTTCGACGAAGAAATCGCACCCGCTCCTACCGAGTAA
- a CDS encoding LysR family transcriptional regulator — MLDLHKLRIFIQVSQAGSFSAAADTLLMTQSGVSQHIQELESSLGTRLFERKPRGVVLTAAGQTLLNYAEQILALVNEAENAVADVAKLSGGVIRVGATPGVGMYVLPAWTATFRVKYPHIQIELATRTTPEILGQLRAGQLDVGVIEGEVDDEPTGFSVRTLQDVEQWLIVGPTHGWWHRDSVRINELNGETLITRQRGSASRVWLDSVLKRNNVRCRIAAEFDNVESIKRAVGGGSAISILPRYALEQEERLGLLRAIHIEGEPMQRTIRGAWIANSPLSPAANAFMSHVAAEFNRASF, encoded by the coding sequence ATGCTTGATCTGCACAAACTCCGTATCTTCATCCAGGTATCACAGGCAGGGAGCTTCAGCGCTGCGGCCGACACGCTGCTGATGACCCAATCCGGCGTCAGCCAGCACATTCAGGAGCTTGAAAGTTCCCTCGGCACGCGCCTGTTCGAGCGGAAGCCGCGCGGCGTAGTGCTCACTGCAGCCGGCCAGACGCTGCTGAACTATGCCGAGCAGATCCTTGCGCTGGTGAACGAAGCGGAAAACGCGGTCGCCGACGTCGCCAAGCTGAGCGGTGGCGTGATCCGTGTCGGGGCCACTCCCGGCGTGGGTATGTATGTGCTGCCGGCCTGGACGGCAACTTTTCGTGTCAAGTATCCCCATATCCAGATCGAGCTGGCGACGCGCACCACCCCGGAAATCCTGGGGCAGTTACGCGCCGGGCAGCTTGACGTTGGCGTGATCGAAGGCGAAGTCGACGACGAGCCCACCGGCTTCAGCGTGCGCACGCTGCAGGACGTCGAGCAATGGCTGATCGTTGGGCCGACGCATGGCTGGTGGCACAGGGACAGCGTGCGTATCAACGAACTGAATGGCGAGACGCTGATCACCCGGCAGCGCGGGAGCGCCTCGCGGGTTTGGCTGGACAGCGTCCTCAAGCGCAACAATGTCCGCTGCCGGATTGCCGCTGAGTTCGATAACGTCGAATCCATCAAGCGGGCCGTCGGCGGGGGGTCTGCCATCTCGATCCTGCCGCGTTATGCCCTGGAACAGGAAGAGCGCCTGGGGCTGCTCAGAGCCATTCACATCGAAGGGGAACCCATGCAGCGCACCATCCGCGGCGCCTGGATCGCCAACTCGCCGCTCAGCCCTGCCGCCAATGCATTCATGAGCCACGTTGCCGCCGAATTCAACCGGGCATCGTTCTAA
- a CDS encoding rhodanese-like domain-containing protein, translated as MHLYRVTTESSAACINPMDALDRLNGTMPPVIIDVRDENEFRRFHIPGALWMSADDLHGLIEDLPRDREYVTVCRSGARSGVTAWQMRAAGFNVVNLCGGLLAWQRAGYEVECCN; from the coding sequence ATGCATCTTTACCGGGTAACAACCGAGAGCAGCGCGGCCTGCATCAATCCGATGGACGCGCTGGATCGACTGAATGGCACTATGCCGCCGGTTATCATCGATGTGCGGGACGAGAATGAGTTCCGTCGTTTTCATATCCCCGGCGCATTGTGGATGTCAGCGGATGACCTGCACGGGCTGATCGAAGATTTGCCGCGCGACCGTGAATACGTGACGGTCTGCCGGTCCGGGGCGCGCAGCGGGGTTACGGCCTGGCAGATGCGGGCGGCGGGCTTTAACGTTGTGAACCTGTGCGGCGGCCTGCTGGCCTGGCAGCGCGCCGGCTATGAGGTGGAGTGCTGCAACTGA